A single genomic interval of Plantibacter sp. Leaf314 harbors:
- a CDS encoding glycerophosphodiester phosphodiesterase family protein, protein MDSLPSPLVIGHRGAPGYRPEHTEASYRLAFALGADAVEPDLVASKDGVLVVRHENEISGTTDVASRPDFADRRTTKTIDGDQLTGWFTEDFTWAELSTLTARERIPALRPGSADHDGTSPILRFTDLVAIVRDAAREHGRPLGIVAEVKHATHFASVGLPLDRLLADALAMTGFGADAAAEPLIVESFEQSVLTAVQRRDVRAEFVYLLERSGRPSDLVARLGEAAPTYADAMTDAGLATLAGEVDAISVDKALLIDLDAAGGPCPTDLVQRAHAAGLRVYTWTLRPENRFLAPPFRSGEDPAAFGDWRAEFALVLSTGVDGVFVDHADLGAAARSALPARREH, encoded by the coding sequence ATCGACTCCTTGCCCAGCCCGCTCGTGATCGGACACCGTGGAGCGCCGGGGTATCGCCCGGAGCACACCGAGGCGTCCTACCGACTCGCCTTCGCCCTGGGCGCCGACGCCGTCGAACCCGACCTCGTCGCGTCGAAGGACGGCGTGCTCGTGGTGCGCCACGAGAACGAGATCTCGGGGACGACGGACGTCGCTTCGAGGCCGGACTTCGCCGATCGGCGGACCACGAAGACCATCGACGGCGATCAGCTGACCGGGTGGTTCACGGAGGACTTCACCTGGGCCGAACTGTCGACGCTGACCGCCCGGGAGCGCATCCCCGCGCTGCGTCCTGGCAGTGCCGACCACGACGGGACGTCGCCCATCCTCCGGTTCACCGATCTCGTCGCCATCGTCCGCGACGCCGCCCGAGAGCACGGGCGCCCGCTCGGGATCGTTGCTGAGGTGAAGCACGCGACCCATTTCGCGTCCGTCGGGCTGCCACTCGACCGGTTGCTCGCCGACGCCCTCGCCATGACCGGCTTCGGCGCGGACGCCGCCGCCGAACCGCTCATCGTCGAATCGTTCGAGCAGTCCGTGCTCACGGCCGTGCAGCGGCGTGACGTGCGAGCGGAGTTCGTCTACCTCCTCGAACGGTCCGGCAGGCCGAGCGATCTGGTGGCGCGACTGGGGGAGGCCGCTCCCACGTACGCCGACGCCATGACCGACGCCGGGCTCGCGACGCTCGCGGGCGAGGTCGACGCCATCAGCGTCGACAAGGCACTGCTGATCGATCTGGACGCGGCCGGCGGCCCCTGCCCGACCGATCTCGTGCAGCGCGCACACGCGGCCGGCCTCCGGGTCTACACCTGGACGCTCCGACCGGAGAACCGCTTCCTCGCGCCGCCGTTCCGCTCGGGGGAGGACCCGGCCGCCTTCGGCGACTGGCGGGCGGAGTTCGCCCTGGTGCTCTCGACGGGCGTCGACGGGGTCTTCGTCGACCACGCCGACCTCGGTGCGGCCGCCCGCTCGGCCCTCCCTGCTCGGCGGGAGCACTGA